In Scophthalmus maximus strain ysfricsl-2021 chromosome 16, ASM2237912v1, whole genome shotgun sequence, the following proteins share a genomic window:
- the sox17 gene encoding transcription factor SOX-17, with protein sequence MSSPDAGYASDDQTQARCTMSVMMPGMGHCQWADPLSPLGETKVKSEPCASSSGSQNRGKSEPRIRRPMNAFMVWAKDERKRLAQQNPDLHNAELSKMLGKSWKALPVTEKQPFVEEAERLRVQHMQDHPNYKYRPRRRKQVKRIKRLDSGFLVHSVTDHQAAVMSADGRVCVESLGLGYHEHGFQLPPQPLSHYRDAQALGGPSYENYSLPTPDTSPLDAVESDSMFFPPHSQDDCHMIPAYAYHSQAAEYQPQDPHCNHHANAILQRHAASAPEQPPQPATFPPSYMGCPNPLAMYYTQHCSPSNSKRHPGGAGQLSPPPDSHPHSADSVEQMHHSELLAEVDRSEFEQYLSSSSVRVDMTGLPYGPHEAGMQGPESLISSVLSDASTAVYYCSYNNS encoded by the exons ATGAGCAGTCCCGATGCGGGTTACGCCAGCGACGATCAGACCCAGGCAAGGTGTACGATGTCAGTCATGATGCCGGGAATGGGACACTGCCAGTGGGCCGACCCTCTCAGTCCTCTTGGGGAAACCAAAGTGAAGAGCGAGCCGTGCGCATCGAGCTCCGGCAGTCAGAATCGTGGAAAGAGTGAACCGCGGATCCGACGGCCGATGAACGCGTTTATGGTCTGGGCGAAGGATGAGCGCAAGAGACTAGCGCAGCAAAACCCCGACCTGCATAATGCCGAGCTTAGCAAAATGTTGG GGAAATCATGGAAGGCCCTTCCCGTCACAGAAAAGCAACCCtttgtggaggaggcagagcggCTGCGGGTTCAGCACATGCAGGATCACCCCAACTACAAGTACAGGCCCCGGCGGCGGAAGCAGGTGAAGAGGATTAAGAGGCTGGACTCTGGCTTTCTGGTCCATAGCGTGACCGATCACCAGGCTGCGGTGATGTCCGCAGAcggaagagtgtgtgtggagagtcTGGGCCTGGGCTACCATGAGCACGGCTTTCAGCTTCCCCCACAGCCACTCAGTCACTACCGGGATGCTCAGGCCCTTGGGGGCCCCTCTTATGAAAACTACAGCCTCCCCACACCTGACACGTCTCCTCTGGACGCTGTAGAGTCAGACTCCATGTTCTTCCCTCCACATTCGCAAGACGATTGCCACATGATACCTGCATACGCATACCACTCCCAGGCGGCAGAGTACCAACCCCAGGACCCCCACTGCAACCATCACGCCAACGCCATCCTGCAGCGACATGCTGCCTCGGCTCCAGAGCAGCCCCCTCAGCCTGCCACTTTCCCCCCTTCCTACATGGGATGCCCAAATCCTTTGGCCATGTATTACACCCAGCACTGCAGTCCCAGCAACTCTAAACGGCATCCTGGAGGGGCAGGACagctctcccctcctcctgactCTCACCCACACTCTGCAGACAGCGTGGAGCAGATGCACCACTCTGAGCTGCTGGCCGAGGTGGACCGCAGCGAGTTTGAGCAGTATTTGAGTTCCTCTTCAGTGCGTGTGGACATGACAGGCTTGCCCTATGGGCCACACGAGGCTGGCATGCAAGGACCAGAAAGCCTCATATCATCGGTGCTGTCCGACGCCAGCACAGCTGTGTATTACTGTAGCTATAACAACTCCTAA